A genomic region of Micropterus dolomieu isolate WLL.071019.BEF.003 ecotype Adirondacks linkage group LG11, ASM2129224v1, whole genome shotgun sequence contains the following coding sequences:
- the rrh gene encoding visual pigment-like receptor peropsin, with amino-acid sequence MKMGIDSGVNISEDGGKSVFTQLEHNIVAAYLITAGVISLTSNIVVLLMFVKFKELRTATNFIIINLAFTDIGVAGIGYPMSAASDIHGSWKFGSTGCQIYAALNIFFGMASIGLLTVVAIDRYLTICRPDIGQKMTVRSYNLLILAAWLNAVFWSSMPIVGWAGYAPDPTGATCTINWRQNDASFISYTMAVIAVNFVVPLSVMFYCYYNVSVTVRRYRASNCLDSINIDWSDQMDVTKMSIVMVVMFLVAWSPYSVVCLWASFGDPKTIPAPMAIIAPLFAKSSTFYNPCIYVVANKKFRRAIIGMIRCQTRQRITISTQVPMTTSQQPLTQ; translated from the exons ATG AAAATGGGGATTGATTCTGGAGTCAATATTTCAGAAGATGGAGGAAAAAGTGTCTTTACCCAACTGGAGCACAACATAGTGGCTGCATACCTTATCACTGCAG GTGTCATTAGTTTAACGAGTAATATCGTGGTGCTGCTAATGTTTGTGAAGTTTAAGGAGCTCCGCACTGCCACCAACTTCATTATAATCAACCTGGCCTTTACTGACATAGGAGTGGCTGGTATCGGCTATCCTATGTCAGCTGCCTCGGACATCCATGGCAGCTGGAAATTTGGCTCCACTGGTTGTCAG ATCTATGCAGCTCTCAACATCTTCTTTGGCATGGCCAGCATCGGCCTGCTGACAGTGGTGGCCATCGACCGCTACCTCACCATCTGCAGACCGGACATAG GGCAGAAAATGACTGTGCGATCATACAACCTTCTTATTCTGGCAGCATGGCTGAATGCTGTGTTCTGGTCCTCAATGCCTATAGTGGGCTGGGCTGGATACGCCCCGGACCCCACTGGAGCTACATGCACCATCAACTGGAGACAGAATGATGC CTCTTTCATCTCTTACACTATGGCAGTGATTGCTGTGAACTTTGTGGTGCCTCTGTCtgtcatgttttattgttaCTACAACGTGTCAGTCACTGTGAGGAGATACAGAGCCAGCAACTGCCTGGACAGCATCAACATCGACTGGTCAGATCAGATGGATGTCACAAAG ATGTCAATAGTGATGGTTGTCATGTTCTTGGTGGCCTGGTCTCCATACTCCGTGGTGTGTCTCTGGGCATCGTTTGGTGACCCGAAGACTATCCCTGCTCCCATGGCTATCATCGCTCCACTCTTTGCCAAGTCCTCCACTTTTTACAACCCCTGCATTTATGTTGTTGCCAACAAAAa GTTCAGAAGAGCCATCATAGGGATGATCCGATGTCAAACCAGACAGCGAATCACCATTAGTACGCAGGTTCCCATGACAACCTCCCAACAACCTCTGACCCAGTGA